Proteins encoded together in one Desulfovibrio sp. UCD-KL4C window:
- the thrB gene encoding homoserine kinase produces the protein MSDRELVFSDECAVSLIGMAGAGKSTLAPLLAAKLGWEFIDTDLVVESFYGRPLQEVVDHLGLAGFRGAEEEILSTLGVIRTVVSTGGSVVYGERAMERLKSLGPVIYLRMGCETCLKRVGKGDGRGLAIRPDQSVESLFNERVPLYERYADFAVDTDKFSSAECAEKISQWLKSIQE, from the coding sequence ATGAGTGATAGGGAATTAGTCTTTTCAGATGAGTGCGCTGTTAGCCTTATAGGAATGGCCGGAGCTGGAAAATCAACGCTTGCACCGCTTCTTGCTGCAAAATTAGGCTGGGAATTTATTGATACAGATCTGGTAGTGGAGTCTTTCTATGGAAGGCCGCTTCAGGAAGTAGTGGATCATCTTGGGCTTGCGGGCTTTCGTGGGGCTGAAGAAGAAATCCTTTCTACTCTCGGCGTTATAAGAACAGTGGTTTCCACCGGAGGAAGTGTTGTTTACGGCGAGCGGGCGATGGAAAGGCTTAAAAGCCTCGGCCCTGTTATTTACTTGCGTATGGGATGTGAAACCTGCCTTAAGCGGGTTGGTAAAGGTGACGGTCGGGGACTGGCTATAAGACCCGACCAAAGCGTTGAAAGTCTCTTTAATGAACGTGTTCCTCTTTACGAACGCTATGCTGATTTTGCAGTTGATACAGATAAATTTTCTTCTGCTGAATGTGCTGAGAAAATTTCTCAGTGGCTAAAATCAATACAAGAATAA
- a CDS encoding WcbI family polysaccharide biosynthesis putative acetyltransferase: protein MKKKTCILQANCQGEPIEDLLNLSPEFKESYNTYRFTNYIREPIPDELLSKCDLFLYQHLAKGWGELSSETICSKLKDTCKTIAFPSMLFIHYWPLWSRQKGFDYPDIFLESLFERDLDESQIIHLFMNAKLTNIYDFKSIIAESEKIERQKESFCSAKYVDHILANYKQRKLFNTINHPGKELLTNTANAILFELNLSELTTAHIGAFPEPFPDFEQPIHPQIAEYLGLEFCGPDTRYHVYGAELTFREYAIRYIKCRKLGMEDFIGFLQATAHKS from the coding sequence ATGAAAAAGAAAACTTGCATATTGCAGGCTAACTGCCAAGGTGAACCAATTGAGGATCTTTTAAATTTAAGTCCTGAATTTAAGGAAAGTTACAACACTTACCGTTTCACCAACTATATACGAGAGCCGATACCGGATGAACTTCTTTCAAAGTGCGACCTTTTTCTGTACCAACATCTTGCGAAAGGATGGGGTGAACTATCTTCGGAGACCATTTGCTCCAAGCTGAAAGACACATGCAAAACCATCGCTTTTCCGAGCATGCTTTTCATCCACTACTGGCCGCTCTGGTCACGGCAAAAAGGATTCGACTACCCTGACATTTTTCTGGAATCTCTATTTGAAAGAGATCTTGACGAATCCCAGATTATACACCTCTTTATGAATGCCAAGCTGACAAATATCTACGACTTCAAATCAATAATTGCTGAATCTGAAAAAATAGAAAGACAGAAAGAAAGTTTCTGCTCTGCAAAATACGTCGATCACATTCTTGCAAACTACAAACAGAGAAAACTTTTCAACACTATTAATCATCCGGGGAAAGAACTACTGACAAATACTGCGAACGCAATCTTGTTCGAGTTGAATCTCAGTGAACTGACCACAGCTCATATAGGGGCATTCCCAGAACCGTTCCCGGACTTTGAACAGCCTATCCATCCACAAATCGCCGAATATCTGGGCTTAGAATTCTGCGGCCCAGACACACGCTACCATGTATACGGAGCAGAGCTGACTTTCAGAGAATATGCCATACGTTACATAAAATGCCGCAAACTGGGCATGGAAGATTTCATAGGATTCCTACAGGCTACAGCTCATAAATCCTGA
- the cobT gene encoding nicotinate-nucleotide--dimethylbenzimidazole phosphoribosyltransferase: protein MKSYSRADLEAVISSVAEVDAALEKYARAHLDNLTKPIGSLGRLEDLAVKMYMASGGNPPKSDPARIYAIAGDHGVNAENVSFFTQEVTRQMVENFLRGGAGINVLANTSGVELLVVDAGCAGGPFPDHSNLIQRKINCGTANISKGPAMTEEDCLKAIFLGIDLADEAYSEGIKTLGTGEMGVSNTTPSTALYCAFYDLDPKFVTGPGGGIDAEGIVRKTGVVCNSLIANKDAIKTGDPLTILTALGGYEIAALAGLIIGGAKNRQMVCIDGFISTAAYAAACKLCPAVSGYSVLSHASAEPGYAGVVKALGRRPLLHLDMRLGEGSGAALSMFMLRAAANIYNDMATFDDAGVDSGN from the coding sequence ATGAAAAGTTACTCCAGAGCAGATTTAGAAGCCGTTATTTCAAGTGTGGCAGAAGTTGATGCTGCGCTTGAAAAATATGCACGAGCTCATCTGGATAATTTGACCAAGCCCATAGGCAGTCTCGGCCGTTTAGAAGACCTTGCTGTAAAAATGTATATGGCTTCCGGTGGTAATCCTCCTAAGTCTGATCCGGCCCGTATATATGCTATTGCCGGAGACCACGGTGTTAATGCTGAAAACGTCAGCTTTTTCACTCAGGAAGTAACCCGCCAGATGGTTGAAAATTTTCTTCGCGGAGGCGCAGGTATCAACGTTCTTGCAAATACTTCCGGCGTAGAACTACTGGTCGTTGATGCCGGATGCGCAGGCGGACCTTTCCCTGACCATTCTAATTTGATACAGCGTAAAATTAATTGCGGCACAGCAAATATTTCTAAAGGTCCGGCTATGACTGAGGAAGATTGCTTAAAGGCCATATTTCTTGGTATTGATTTGGCAGACGAGGCATACAGTGAAGGGATTAAAACTCTTGGAACCGGTGAAATGGGGGTTTCAAACACAACTCCTTCAACAGCTTTGTACTGCGCTTTTTACGATCTTGATCCTAAATTTGTAACTGGCCCTGGTGGCGGAATTGATGCCGAAGGTATAGTCAGAAAAACTGGGGTTGTTTGTAATTCGCTTATTGCAAATAAGGATGCCATTAAAACCGGTGACCCTCTTACAATTCTAACAGCTTTAGGCGGGTATGAGATTGCCGCTCTGGCAGGGCTTATCATCGGCGGAGCAAAGAACAGGCAGATGGTCTGTATTGACGGTTTTATTTCAACTGCGGCTTACGCTGCTGCGTGTAAGCTCTGTCCGGCTGTCAGCGGATATTCCGTTTTGAGTCATGCGTCAGCAGAGCCCGGTTATGCAGGAGTTGTGAAAGCTCTCGGCAGAAGACCTTTATTGCATCTTGATATGAGGCTTGGTGAAGGATCAGGGGCTGCTTTGAGTATGTTTATGCTTCGGGCAGCAGCTAATATTTATAATGATATGGCAACATTTGATGATGCCGGAGTTGATTCTGGAAACTGA
- the selD gene encoding selenide, water dikinase SelD, translated as MSAWELVKSVKAAGUAAKIAPGDLAQVLEGLAVEDERLLTGLGGNEDSAIVSFPAGKALVQTLDFFTPVVNNPYWFGQIAAANSLSDVYAMGGEPWTVMNIVCYPMKKMGGEVLREILKGGMDKTREAGAVLAGGHSVEDDEIKYGLSVTGFVDPAGFASNKGLREGDQLLLTKPLGTGVLATALKADWDGAERFERDVYKWSSRLNSGGGKVIRELGLKGATDITGFGLGGHVLEMAEASGVAVELWLDKVPFMDEVIDLASMGLIPAGSFANRNFCSSQVETATGVDPIKTDLVFDAQTSGGLILAVPAEKLQQAKDMLLEASDLAEHVGQVVSFDNSRGRLRIG; from the coding sequence ATGTCCGCTTGGGAACTGGTCAAGTCTGTTAAAGCCGCGGGTTGAGCCGCCAAGATTGCTCCGGGGGACCTGGCGCAAGTGCTTGAAGGGTTAGCCGTGGAAGACGAACGTCTGCTGACCGGACTAGGGGGGAATGAAGATTCCGCCATAGTGTCTTTTCCTGCGGGCAAAGCCCTTGTTCAGACTTTGGATTTCTTTACACCTGTTGTTAATAATCCGTATTGGTTTGGTCAGATTGCTGCGGCTAATTCTTTATCCGATGTTTATGCCATGGGCGGAGAGCCTTGGACAGTTATGAATATAGTTTGTTATCCCATGAAAAAAATGGGTGGCGAAGTGCTGCGCGAGATTCTTAAAGGCGGCATGGATAAAACCCGCGAGGCCGGAGCTGTCCTTGCTGGCGGGCATAGTGTTGAAGATGATGAAATTAAATATGGTCTTTCAGTCACCGGATTTGTAGACCCTGCCGGTTTTGCCTCGAACAAAGGACTGCGTGAGGGCGATCAGTTGCTCTTAACCAAACCTCTCGGAACTGGAGTGCTGGCGACAGCCTTAAAAGCTGACTGGGACGGCGCAGAACGTTTTGAGAGGGATGTTTATAAATGGTCTTCCCGTTTAAACAGCGGCGGCGGAAAAGTCATTCGTGAGCTGGGCTTAAAAGGAGCCACCGATATTACCGGATTCGGGCTTGGCGGGCATGTTTTGGAGATGGCGGAAGCTTCAGGCGTAGCTGTTGAACTGTGGCTTGATAAAGTGCCGTTTATGGACGAGGTTATTGATCTGGCATCGATGGGCTTGATTCCGGCAGGCAGTTTTGCCAATCGTAATTTTTGCAGTTCACAGGTGGAAACAGCTACAGGGGTTGATCCTATTAAGACTGATCTTGTTTTTGATGCCCAGACTTCCGGTGGGTTAATTCTAGCTGTTCCTGCGGAAAAGTTGCAGCAGGCTAAAGATATGCTTCTTGAAGCAAGTGACTTGGCAGAACATGTCGGACAGGTTGTTTCGTTTGACAATAGTAGAGGGCGGCTGCGAATCGGGTAA
- a CDS encoding helix-hairpin-helix domain-containing protein, whose product MINAKLDILKSFRTLPGVGKSIAEDLWNMGYRSLEEIKGEDPENMYLRLEELAGQHVDRCMLYVFRCVVYCVNNEERTPHLEQWWNWKD is encoded by the coding sequence ATGATAAATGCAAAGCTTGATATCCTGAAAAGTTTCCGCACCCTGCCTGGAGTAGGCAAGTCGATTGCCGAAGATCTTTGGAACATGGGGTATCGCTCTCTTGAGGAAATTAAGGGGGAAGATCCGGAAAACATGTATCTGCGTCTGGAAGAATTAGCCGGACAGCATGTTGATCGTTGCATGCTTTATGTTTTTAGGTGTGTTGTTTACTGTGTTAATAATGAAGAACGTACCCCGCACCTAGAGCAATGGTGGAACTGGAAAGACTAA
- the hemC gene encoding hydroxymethylbilane synthase, which produces MRKITIATRGSKLALWQANHISDLLRSEYPDIEVQLLKIKTKGDKILDVPLAKVGGKGLFVKEIEEALLAQKADLAVHSMKDVPTELPEGLEVGIIPPREADTDSLLSVKYDSLKDLPIGAVVGTSSLRRQSQLLTLRSDLKIKSLRGNLDTRVGKLLAGEFDAIVVATAGMNRLNLSAPKSEILGPPHFLPAVAQGALGIEYRIEDTEIQDILAFLHDEDTARQVRAERGFLTGLDGGCQVPIAAWSVLKDNQIKLTGFVADIDGSSPIRLEKSGSADEAWELGTSLADNVLAAGAKEILDRVYDKCKA; this is translated from the coding sequence ATGAGAAAAATAACCATCGCGACACGTGGCAGTAAACTTGCTCTCTGGCAGGCAAATCATATTTCAGATCTTCTTCGCAGCGAATACCCCGATATCGAAGTACAACTGCTCAAGATTAAAACCAAGGGCGATAAAATTCTAGACGTTCCACTTGCAAAAGTTGGTGGTAAGGGACTTTTTGTAAAAGAAATTGAAGAAGCCCTGCTTGCCCAAAAAGCTGATTTAGCTGTACACAGCATGAAAGATGTACCGACAGAACTTCCTGAAGGACTTGAAGTCGGAATCATCCCGCCAAGAGAAGCAGATACCGATTCTCTCCTCTCCGTAAAATACGATTCGCTTAAAGATCTGCCAATCGGCGCAGTTGTCGGAACAAGCTCTCTGCGCAGGCAGTCTCAGCTTCTTACTTTGCGCAGCGATCTTAAAATCAAATCACTTCGCGGTAACCTAGATACCCGTGTAGGAAAGCTTTTAGCTGGAGAATTTGATGCCATAGTTGTTGCAACAGCAGGCATGAACAGACTTAATCTTTCCGCTCCTAAGAGCGAAATTCTCGGGCCTCCACACTTTCTTCCGGCTGTAGCTCAAGGCGCACTAGGAATAGAATACAGAATCGAAGACACAGAAATTCAGGACATTCTAGCATTCCTTCACGATGAAGATACTGCGCGTCAGGTTCGCGCTGAACGCGGCTTCCTGACAGGTCTTGACGGCGGATGTCAGGTCCCTATTGCCGCATGGTCAGTGCTAAAAGACAATCAGATCAAACTGACAGGATTTGTGGCGGATATCGATGGAAGCAGCCCTATCAGACTCGAAAAAAGCGGCTCTGCCGATGAGGCTTGGGAACTCGGAACCAGCTTAGCTGATAACGTACTTGCTGCCGGAGCTAAAGAAATTCTCGATCGCGTCTATGATAAATGCAAAGCTTGA
- a CDS encoding zinc ribbon domain-containing protein, whose translation MPIYEFKCADCGKVFEELVFNRDECPPCPECKSTGTEKLISACKFKNGGASDSRDMGAPAPSAPSSGGGCSGCSGGNCSSCG comes from the coding sequence ATGCCAATATACGAATTTAAATGTGCAGACTGTGGAAAAGTGTTTGAAGAACTTGTTTTCAACCGTGATGAATGCCCTCCCTGTCCAGAGTGTAAGTCTACCGGAACAGAAAAACTTATTTCTGCCTGTAAGTTCAAAAACGGTGGAGCTTCAGACTCAAGAGACATGGGCGCACCTGCTCCATCTGCGCCGTCATCCGGTGGCGGCTGTTCGGGATGTTCAGGTGGGAATTGCTCTTCCTGCGGCTGA
- the lon gene encoding endopeptidase La, translated as MKKKKSPIKPLKMRKKNKAGPIKNVKAKSLSDAGNNQGLNKPPVSPLNVLHDTADLLDEAGNIAESAQENIPTTLPVLAVRDIVVFNYMILPLFVGREKSVSAVEAAMTGDRYVMILTQQDESIEAPEHDDLYTTGTVCMIMRMLKMPDGRLKVLVQGVSRAKVKRFIGSEPFHIAEIETIPEPAVSDISSEQEALVRSSREQSEKILTLRGISSSDIMSVLNNVNEPGRLADLIASNLRMKVAIAQSILECEEPVERLTLVNTQLTQEVEVASMQNKIQSRAKEGMDKAQRDFYLREQLKAIKGELGESADEAEEMDEIREAIKKAKMPKDVRAEAEKQLRRLESMHPDASEATVIRSYLDWMTEIPWKKQSRDRLDIKEAKTILDEDHYDLEKVKERILEYLSVRKLNPSMKGPILCFVGPPGVGKTSLGRSIARSLQRKFHRMSLGGMRDEAEIRGHRRTYIGSMPGRIIQAMKQCGTRNPVLMLDEIDKLGSDFRGDPSSALLEVLDPEQNNSFTDHYLNVPYDLSKVMFICTANVLDSIPRPLLDRMEVIRLPGYTEHEKVKIARRYLLSRQAKENGLGENELTMTDEVLAKIIKEYTREAGLRNLEREVGSVCRKLARKKAEGESGPFEVTKENLQKLLGIPRYLEDEREHILPPGVAVGLAWTPVGGTTLHIEVSAMPGKGKLLLTGQLGDVMKESAQAAVSFARRHADEYGISPNFHEEQDLHIHVPDGATPKDGPSAGVTLVTALISALTNIPVDPELAMTGEISLRGRVLPVGGIKEKILAAVSLGMKRVLIPSQNAKDLEDIPDELRSKIEITPIEKIEEVWPIAKTK; from the coding sequence TTGAAAAAAAAGAAATCACCTATTAAGCCGCTCAAGATGCGCAAAAAGAACAAAGCCGGCCCAATAAAAAATGTTAAAGCAAAGAGTTTATCTGATGCCGGAAACAATCAGGGGCTTAACAAGCCGCCAGTTTCTCCGCTAAATGTTCTTCATGACACTGCGGACCTGCTGGATGAAGCCGGAAATATTGCTGAAAGTGCACAGGAAAACATTCCTACAACTCTGCCAGTGCTGGCAGTGCGTGATATAGTTGTATTCAACTACATGATTCTGCCACTGTTTGTAGGTCGCGAAAAATCAGTAAGCGCTGTTGAAGCTGCAATGACCGGTGACCGTTACGTAATGATCCTCACACAGCAGGACGAAAGTATTGAAGCTCCTGAGCATGACGATCTTTACACCACCGGAACGGTTTGTATGATTATGCGCATGCTCAAAATGCCTGACGGTAGGCTCAAAGTGTTGGTGCAAGGTGTATCAAGAGCTAAAGTAAAAAGATTTATCGGATCTGAACCGTTTCATATAGCTGAAATCGAAACTATTCCTGAACCGGCTGTAAGCGATATTTCTTCTGAACAGGAAGCACTGGTCAGATCATCACGCGAGCAGAGTGAAAAGATTCTTACACTACGCGGAATTTCTTCCTCTGACATTATGAGCGTGCTTAATAATGTAAATGAACCGGGCAGACTCGCAGACCTTATAGCATCCAATCTGAGAATGAAGGTCGCTATTGCCCAGTCTATACTTGAATGCGAAGAACCAGTTGAACGATTAACACTGGTCAACACTCAGCTTACTCAGGAAGTTGAAGTCGCTTCCATGCAGAACAAGATTCAGAGCAGAGCAAAAGAAGGCATGGACAAAGCTCAACGTGATTTTTATCTACGCGAACAGCTTAAAGCCATCAAAGGTGAACTTGGGGAATCAGCTGACGAAGCTGAAGAAATGGACGAAATACGTGAGGCCATTAAAAAGGCTAAAATGCCTAAAGATGTTCGCGCTGAAGCGGAAAAACAGCTCCGCCGCCTCGAATCCATGCACCCTGACGCATCCGAGGCAACCGTTATCAGGTCGTACCTTGACTGGATGACTGAGATTCCTTGGAAAAAACAGTCCCGCGACCGCCTGGATATCAAAGAAGCTAAAACAATATTAGATGAAGATCATTACGATCTTGAAAAAGTTAAAGAACGTATCCTTGAATATTTAAGTGTACGCAAACTGAATCCTTCAATGAAAGGTCCTATCCTTTGCTTTGTGGGCCCTCCAGGGGTTGGTAAAACTTCGCTAGGTCGTTCTATTGCGCGCAGTTTGCAACGCAAATTCCACCGTATGTCTCTTGGCGGAATGCGTGATGAAGCAGAAATCCGTGGCCATCGCAGAACCTATATAGGCTCCATGCCCGGGCGCATTATTCAGGCAATGAAACAGTGCGGAACCCGCAATCCTGTTCTTATGCTGGATGAAATAGATAAACTCGGTTCAGACTTCAGAGGCGACCCATCTTCTGCTTTACTTGAAGTTCTCGATCCTGAACAGAACAACTCTTTTACCGACCATTACTTAAACGTTCCTTATGACCTTTCAAAAGTAATGTTCATTTGCACAGCTAACGTTTTGGACTCCATCCCACGTCCTTTGCTTGACCGCATGGAAGTTATCAGACTCCCCGGTTACACAGAGCATGAAAAAGTCAAAATTGCCCGCCGTTACCTTCTTTCCCGTCAGGCAAAGGAAAACGGGCTCGGGGAAAATGAACTAACCATGACTGATGAAGTTCTGGCTAAAATTATTAAAGAATACACTCGCGAAGCAGGTCTTAGAAACCTTGAGCGCGAAGTGGGAAGTGTATGCCGTAAACTGGCCCGCAAAAAAGCTGAAGGCGAAAGCGGACCGTTTGAAGTGACTAAAGAGAATCTTCAAAAACTACTCGGTATTCCAAGGTATCTTGAAGACGAACGAGAACACATACTTCCTCCTGGAGTTGCTGTAGGTCTGGCATGGACTCCTGTGGGCGGGACAACTCTACATATTGAAGTCTCTGCTATGCCCGGCAAGGGCAAACTGCTCCTTACCGGACAGCTTGGAGATGTAATGAAAGAATCAGCGCAGGCCGCAGTTTCCTTCGCCCGCCGCCATGCAGATGAATATGGAATCAGCCCTAACTTCCACGAAGAACAGGACCTGCATATTCACGTACCTGATGGCGCAACACCTAAAGATGGACCTTCAGCAGGTGTTACACTGGTAACTGCACTTATTTCTGCGCTCACCAATATTCCTGTTGATCCAGAACTTGCAATGACAGGTGAAATATCCCTGCGCGGACGAGTCTTGCCAGTCGGCGGAATCAAAGAAAAAATTCTTGCTGCGGTATCACTTGGAATGAAGCGGGTTCTTATTCCTTCACAGAATGCGAAAGACCTTGAAGATATTCCAGACGAACTGCGCAGTAAAATTGAAATTACTCCGATTGAAAAAATCGAAGAAGTATGGCCGATTGCTAAGACCAAATAG
- the radC gene encoding DNA repair protein RadC: MNDKPHYHGHRQRLKERLCNNSQNLADYEILELMLGQVLPRQDTKPIAKDLLAEFETLGGVFKGSDERLKKITGIGPGVLTYFKLLREFWTRMAEEPMYVQDALSSPDAVSRAAIARIGNLEVEQFWVALVNNGNKVICWEKLTKGTVDKTAVFPREIVALALRHNASGVILSHNHPGGDPSPSPEDLARTMEIKSACRELDIRLLDHVIVTADRHYSFMESGRL, translated from the coding sequence ATGAATGACAAACCGCACTACCATGGACACCGCCAAAGACTAAAAGAGCGTCTTTGCAATAACTCTCAAAATTTGGCGGACTATGAAATCCTAGAGCTTATGCTCGGGCAGGTGCTTCCAAGGCAAGATACAAAACCCATAGCCAAAGATCTGCTGGCAGAATTTGAAACACTGGGTGGAGTTTTTAAAGGCTCTGACGAAAGACTGAAAAAAATTACTGGAATCGGCCCGGGAGTTTTAACTTATTTTAAACTTCTTCGTGAATTCTGGACAAGAATGGCCGAAGAACCGATGTATGTGCAAGATGCCCTTTCATCTCCAGATGCTGTTTCAAGAGCAGCCATAGCACGAATAGGTAATTTGGAAGTTGAACAATTCTGGGTAGCACTGGTCAACAACGGGAATAAAGTGATATGCTGGGAAAAGCTTACGAAAGGCACTGTCGATAAAACGGCTGTTTTCCCACGAGAAATTGTTGCGCTAGCTCTCAGACACAACGCAAGCGGAGTAATTCTGTCTCATAATCATCCCGGTGGAGACCCTTCTCCGTCCCCGGAAGATTTGGCAAGAACAATGGAAATTAAATCAGCTTGCCGGGAACTTGATATACGTCTGCTTGATCATGTTATTGTTACAGCAGACAGGCATTACAGTTTTATGGAATCAGGACGATTATAA
- the holA gene encoding DNA polymerase III subunit delta, which produces MSRPGYIFLTCPDAELLHGRIAEILDSNNASDFEKKVYWADDELPSTFWDDLTLQTLFGSSKAIILRRAHTLKVATWKVLDKALSALSDSSFLFLCLEGAWTKKSAPIPAVLKKQKCWKYAEKQNWVWQSAGLDEKSITGFINQWSARTSILMDNSVKQALTKALPKDARAAKLELDKLELATGPEKKLLMGHLDMIAFSEDMNFFEFMNSMSQGGDTIEIWRRVLTNHMEKDSMIFMLTASLTREARNLWMMLHGEESSVGLPPFVKKQKKALAQRLGPARIAKIFDIVLEAEIGIKTGSRRPEQALELFVAALTSLFAVPQSNRRR; this is translated from the coding sequence ATGTCCAGACCGGGATACATTTTTCTCACCTGCCCTGATGCGGAGCTGCTCCATGGCCGCATTGCCGAAATTCTTGATAGCAACAATGCTTCTGATTTTGAAAAAAAAGTATACTGGGCTGACGACGAACTTCCGTCCACATTCTGGGACGATCTGACCCTCCAAACTCTTTTCGGTTCCAGCAAAGCGATCATATTACGCCGTGCCCACACTCTAAAAGTCGCCACTTGGAAAGTACTTGATAAGGCCTTATCAGCTCTTTCCGACTCGTCTTTTTTATTTCTATGCTTAGAAGGCGCATGGACTAAGAAAAGTGCACCTATCCCAGCTGTTCTAAAAAAACAGAAATGCTGGAAATACGCAGAAAAACAGAACTGGGTATGGCAATCCGCAGGACTTGATGAAAAATCAATCACAGGTTTTATAAATCAATGGTCAGCACGCACCTCAATCCTTATGGACAACAGCGTTAAGCAGGCTTTAACTAAAGCCCTGCCTAAAGACGCCAGAGCAGCAAAGCTCGAACTAGATAAACTTGAACTAGCTACCGGCCCTGAAAAAAAGCTACTCATGGGCCATTTAGACATGATTGCTTTTTCAGAAGACATGAATTTTTTCGAATTCATGAATTCCATGTCGCAAGGCGGAGATACTATAGAAATTTGGCGGAGAGTTCTTACAAATCATATGGAAAAAGATTCCATGATCTTTATGCTTACAGCGTCCCTCACTCGCGAAGCACGAAATTTATGGATGATGTTGCACGGGGAAGAATCATCCGTAGGATTACCTCCATTTGTTAAAAAACAAAAAAAAGCTTTAGCACAGCGGTTAGGACCTGCACGCATCGCTAAGATTTTCGACATCGTCCTTGAAGCTGAAATCGGAATTAAAACAGGAAGCCGGAGGCCGGAGCAGGCTCTCGAACTTTTTGTTGCCGCACTAACAAGTCTTTTTGCAGTACCTCAATCAAATCGTAGAAGATAA
- the lptE gene encoding LptE family protein, translating to MIAINHVKRLLLLLCLVFIVSGCGYQNSASEPNKLPEQFRKVAIAEVSNPTLERWLEPDIRSRLRDEITRRGQLTWVNKPQADALFKIRIVSFSNGSRVLGDDDTTLKYDATLRVQMRITDAADGHTIWNSGTVSVTESYFSGQEDATNKLVVELMIRRLVDRMNQAY from the coding sequence ATGATCGCCATTAACCACGTAAAACGACTCTTATTACTTCTATGTCTCGTTTTCATCGTCAGCGGATGCGGTTATCAAAATTCTGCAAGCGAACCGAACAAACTCCCTGAGCAGTTTAGAAAAGTCGCTATTGCCGAAGTATCCAACCCTACACTTGAACGCTGGCTGGAACCTGATATCAGATCAAGACTAAGAGATGAGATCACACGTCGCGGACAACTTACATGGGTTAATAAACCACAAGCAGACGCTCTTTTCAAAATCAGAATCGTAAGTTTTTCAAACGGCAGCCGCGTACTTGGTGATGATGATACTACACTAAAATATGATGCAACTCTAAGAGTTCAGATGCGTATAACAGATGCCGCAGACGGTCATACAATCTGGAATTCAGGGACTGTGAGTGTAACTGAATCATATTTTTCAGGGCAAGAAGATGCTACAAACAAGCTGGTTGTTGAACTCATGATACGCAGACTTGTTGACCGCATGAATCAGGCTTACTAA